A single region of the Niveibacterium umoris genome encodes:
- a CDS encoding ATP-binding protein codes for MAGLIERLSRRLDPWASTRVEVLVGLGGLAVVTLALLAAMVPFREAHDARERDALALVGRAALLTQRDLLRVLDVTDFVLDRAARRVASGVRGATSVGDDLTSDLKDLIGGVVVFDQRFRVMDGTRGGPREPAALAEIARMAAPDVLDLHVGTADRLHAVHLFGGTAVVGEFSPAGIVAEVSARTLREMLRAQMLSHGGDAMLVRRDGAVLVEGGARGPERQSVLPEAVLRAIAAGRDGEFDVPGERRLYAVRRLAEYPLAVVVALDATGAREAVASGSVLPAWGFILLAAFALGTTLMLMGATRSMRRARLRGAQEAALFEATPDPLLLMRQTADGDFVCEHRNPAARRIFRSNDLLGAVPIGQLAAGETLRRALEQVAGQTRHSIRAFDLSVPLGSESAQVEIHVIALPASDEGMLRFAVIGRELTGQRQAERALRERSLQLEAIIESAMDAVLITDDQRRIVMYNKAAEHMFGYSAQETIGQDVLMLLPERYRAVPAEKILLQARRRASWRLRGGTRPLLGCRRNGDEFPVELALSRVELGDATLFTLILRDITEQVGAELEISVLNDSLEQRVAERTAELQRAYREMEAFSYSVSHDLRAPLRAIHGYTFLLSDGEGERLSAEGRDLLERVMKASVRMGELIDDFLDFSRVGRAELTRQKVDMGRLVSEVVAELRGPYLHTRVSVGLLPPAYGDPRLLRQVWVNLIGNALKFSSRGAEPRVDIGVSHTRGRTWYYVSDNGIGFDMTYADKLFGVFQRLQTLREFEGTGIGLAIVKRVVERHHGGVAAEGAPGEGATISFWLP; via the coding sequence ATGGCTGGCCTGATCGAACGCCTTTCGCGGCGGCTCGACCCATGGGCGTCGACGCGTGTCGAGGTGCTGGTGGGGCTCGGCGGCCTCGCGGTGGTGACGCTGGCCCTGCTGGCCGCGATGGTGCCGTTCCGCGAAGCCCATGACGCGCGTGAGCGCGATGCGCTGGCGCTGGTCGGGCGCGCGGCCTTGCTCACCCAGCGTGATCTGCTGCGCGTACTCGACGTGACCGACTTCGTGCTGGACCGCGCCGCGCGCCGGGTGGCCTCGGGCGTGCGGGGGGCCACGTCGGTTGGCGACGATCTGACCAGCGACCTGAAGGATCTGATCGGCGGCGTGGTGGTGTTCGATCAGCGCTTCCGTGTCATGGACGGCACCCGCGGTGGTCCGCGCGAACCGGCGGCTCTGGCCGAGATTGCGCGAATGGCGGCACCGGACGTGCTCGACCTGCATGTGGGCACGGCGGACCGGTTGCACGCGGTGCACCTGTTCGGCGGGACTGCGGTGGTTGGTGAATTCAGCCCGGCCGGCATCGTCGCGGAAGTCTCGGCGCGGACGCTGCGCGAGATGTTGCGTGCGCAGATGCTGAGCCACGGCGGCGATGCCATGCTGGTGCGACGCGACGGCGCCGTGCTGGTTGAGGGGGGGGCGCGAGGGCCCGAGCGGCAGTCAGTGTTGCCTGAGGCGGTGCTGCGAGCGATTGCGGCCGGGCGCGACGGCGAGTTCGATGTGCCGGGCGAGCGGCGCCTGTACGCGGTGCGCCGACTGGCGGAGTACCCGTTGGCCGTGGTCGTGGCGCTTGATGCCACCGGGGCTCGCGAGGCGGTCGCCAGCGGAAGCGTGTTGCCCGCCTGGGGCTTCATCCTGCTGGCCGCCTTTGCGCTCGGCACGACCTTGATGCTGATGGGGGCAACCCGTTCGATGCGGCGGGCCCGGCTGCGTGGCGCGCAGGAGGCCGCGCTCTTCGAGGCAACGCCTGATCCGCTGCTGCTGATGCGGCAGACTGCGGATGGCGATTTCGTCTGCGAGCACCGCAACCCGGCGGCGCGGCGCATCTTCCGCTCGAACGACCTGCTCGGGGCGGTGCCGATCGGCCAACTGGCTGCCGGCGAGACGCTGCGGCGCGCGCTCGAACAGGTTGCCGGCCAGACACGGCACAGCATCCGTGCCTTCGACCTCAGTGTGCCGTTGGGCAGCGAGAGCGCGCAGGTCGAGATCCATGTGATCGCGCTGCCGGCGTCGGACGAGGGGATGCTGCGCTTTGCCGTGATCGGCCGCGAGCTGACCGGCCAGCGCCAGGCCGAACGTGCATTGCGGGAACGCTCGCTGCAGCTCGAAGCGATCATCGAGTCGGCGATGGACGCGGTGCTGATCACCGATGACCAGCGCCGCATCGTCATGTACAACAAGGCCGCCGAGCACATGTTCGGCTATTCGGCGCAGGAAACCATCGGACAGGACGTATTGATGCTCCTGCCGGAGCGCTATCGCGCGGTGCCGGCCGAGAAGATCCTGCTGCAGGCGCGTCGGCGCGCGAGCTGGCGCCTGCGCGGCGGCACACGCCCCTTGCTCGGATGCCGCCGCAATGGTGATGAGTTTCCGGTCGAACTCGCGCTGTCGCGGGTGGAACTGGGCGACGCGACACTGTTCACGCTGATCCTGCGCGACATCACCGAGCAGGTCGGCGCCGAACTGGAAATCAGCGTGCTCAACGATTCGCTCGAACAGCGCGTTGCCGAGCGAACCGCCGAACTGCAGCGCGCCTACCGCGAGATGGAGGCCTTCTCTTACTCGGTGTCGCACGACTTGCGTGCGCCGCTGCGGGCCATTCACGGCTACACCTTCCTGCTCTCGGATGGCGAAGGCGAGCGACTCAGCGCCGAGGGGCGCGACCTGCTCGAAAGGGTGATGAAAGCCTCGGTCCGGATGGGCGAGCTGATCGACGACTTCCTTGATTTCTCCCGCGTCGGTCGTGCCGAGCTGACGCGGCAGAAGGTCGACATGGGGCGCCTTGTCAGCGAGGTGGTGGCCGAGCTGCGTGGGCCGTATCTCCATACCCGGGTTTCGGTCGGCCTGTTGCCACCGGCGTACGGCGACCCCCGCCTGTTGCGCCAGGTCTGGGTGAACCTGATTGGCAACGCGCTCAAGTTCTCGTCACGCGGCGCCGAGCCGCGGGTGGACATTGGCGTCTCGCACACCCGAGGGCGAACCTGGTACTACGTCTCCGACAACGGTATCGGCTTCGACATGACCTACGCCGACAAGCTCTTTGGTGTCTTCCAGCGCTTGCAGACCCTGCGCGAATTCGAAGGCACCGGCATCGGGCTGGCGATCGTCAAGCGTGTCGTGGAGCGCCACCATGGCGGTGTGGCGGCGGAAGGGGCGCCGGGCGAGGGCGCAACCATCTCGTTCTGGCTGCCCTGA
- a CDS encoding CmpA/NrtA family ABC transporter substrate-binding protein: MIDRPSDNELSRRGFLRQTLALGGAAAASVVPFGNAWAAGSDAPEKKEVRIGFIPLTDCASVVMAAVQKFDEKYGIKIIATKEASWASVRDKLVNGELDAAHVLYGLVYGVHLGIGGPKKDMAVLATLNNNGQAITLGNKFRDMGVTDGPGLAKAVAAKPGEYTFAQTFPTGTHAMWLYYWLAANGINPMKDVKVITVPPPQMVANMRVGNMDGFCVGEPWNNRAIMDKIGFTAVTTQDIWPDHPEKVLGTTAEFVQKNPNTARAMTAAILDAGRWIDASLANRRLTAETIAQKSYVNTDMDVILERMLGRYQNGLGKSWDDKNHMKFFNDGAVNFPYISDGMWFLTQHKRWGLLKQDVDYAGIAKAINRVDIYKQAATAAGVSLPKSDMRSSKLIDGVVWDGKDAKKYAGSFKVQA; the protein is encoded by the coding sequence ATGATCGATCGCCCCTCGGACAACGAACTGAGCCGTCGCGGCTTCCTGCGTCAGACGCTCGCGCTCGGCGGTGCCGCTGCCGCCAGCGTGGTGCCCTTCGGCAATGCCTGGGCCGCAGGCTCGGATGCGCCTGAGAAGAAGGAAGTGCGCATCGGCTTCATCCCGCTGACTGACTGCGCGTCGGTGGTGATGGCGGCGGTGCAGAAGTTCGACGAGAAATACGGCATCAAGATCATCGCGACCAAGGAGGCCTCTTGGGCCTCGGTGCGCGACAAGCTGGTCAACGGCGAGCTGGACGCGGCCCATGTGCTGTACGGGCTGGTGTACGGCGTGCATCTGGGCATCGGCGGTCCGAAGAAGGACATGGCGGTGCTCGCCACGCTCAACAACAACGGCCAGGCGATCACGCTGGGCAACAAGTTCCGCGACATGGGCGTGACCGATGGCCCCGGGCTCGCGAAAGCGGTGGCCGCCAAACCAGGCGAATACACCTTCGCGCAGACCTTCCCGACCGGCACGCACGCGATGTGGTTGTACTACTGGCTCGCGGCCAACGGTATCAACCCGATGAAGGACGTGAAGGTGATCACCGTGCCGCCGCCGCAGATGGTCGCGAACATGCGTGTCGGCAACATGGACGGTTTCTGCGTCGGCGAGCCATGGAACAACCGCGCGATCATGGACAAGATCGGCTTCACCGCGGTGACCACGCAGGACATCTGGCCCGACCATCCGGAAAAGGTGCTCGGCACCACCGCCGAATTCGTGCAGAAGAACCCGAACACCGCGCGCGCAATGACGGCGGCGATTCTCGATGCCGGCCGCTGGATCGACGCCTCGCTGGCAAATCGTCGCCTCACCGCCGAAACGATCGCGCAGAAGTCCTACGTCAACACCGACATGGACGTGATCCTCGAGCGCATGCTCGGCCGCTACCAGAACGGGCTGGGCAAGAGCTGGGACGACAAGAACCACATGAAGTTCTTCAACGACGGCGCGGTGAACTTCCCCTACATCTCCGACGGCATGTGGTTCCTCACCCAGCACAAGCGTTGGGGCCTGCTCAAGCAGGACGTCGATTACGCCGGAATCGCCAAGGCGATCAACCGCGTCGACATCTACAAGCAGGCTGCCACCGCTGCCGGCGTGTCCTTGCCCAAGAGCGACATGCGCAGCAGCAAGCTGATCGACGGCGTGGTGTGGGACGGCAAGGACGCCAAGAAGTACGCCGGCTCCTTCAAGGTCCAGGCCTGA
- a CDS encoding ANTAR domain-containing response regulator, giving the protein MLRVLIVDESQERALDLCQGVAAAGHLVAAVLPDAAELAKRVQEIQPDAVLINTDSPSRDTLEHLATLDRDYPRPVIVFSGDDDESIIRRAMRAGVAAYVVDGLVPERVESLMKVAVARFEEFQSLRKERDDAERKLSDRIAVDRAKGILMKARGLTEDEAYHALRKLAMERGRRIGEVAQDVIESAKLLIG; this is encoded by the coding sequence ATGCTTAGAGTGCTGATCGTCGACGAGTCCCAGGAGCGCGCGCTGGATCTTTGCCAGGGCGTGGCTGCGGCCGGACACCTGGTCGCCGCAGTGCTGCCGGATGCTGCAGAACTCGCCAAGCGGGTGCAGGAGATCCAGCCCGATGCAGTGCTGATCAACACCGATTCGCCCAGCCGCGACACGCTGGAGCACCTGGCCACGCTCGATCGCGACTATCCGCGACCGGTGATCGTGTTTTCGGGCGATGACGACGAGTCCATCATCCGCCGCGCCATGCGCGCCGGCGTGGCCGCGTACGTTGTCGACGGGCTGGTGCCGGAGCGGGTCGAGTCGCTGATGAAGGTCGCAGTGGCGCGCTTCGAGGAGTTCCAGAGCCTGCGCAAGGAGCGCGACGACGCCGAGCGCAAGCTCTCGGACCGTATCGCGGTGGATCGTGCCAAAGGCATCCTGATGAAAGCGCGCGGCCTCACCGAAGACGAGGCCTACCACGCGCTGCGCAAGCTGGCGATGGAGCGCGGCCGCCGGATCGGCGAGGTGGCGCAGGACGTGATCGAGTCGGCGAAATTGCTGATCGGTTAG